A single Atopobiaceae bacterium DNA region contains:
- a CDS encoding YraN family protein: protein MDEELTNCLDEDLDAAIEAKDDPDAVGVDDGAPDDDLDACSRLVPSFRRIPYEAPRYKAPDKPIGQWTSREVGREGETIAALYLRRRGYEVIARNWRCIKGEADIVAIDGDTHVLVEVKTRVQVGEEDFIPELAVDGAKQRRYRDIGLMYMVENPDVRSVRFDVIAVSIVGEQCARLRHLMAAFSWDD, encoded by the coding sequence ATGGACGAGGAACTGACGAACTGCCTGGACGAGGACCTTGATGCGGCCATCGAAGCGAAGGACGATCCCGACGCGGTCGGTGTCGATGACGGCGCCCCCGACGACGACCTCGATGCGTGTTCGAGGCTCGTACCGTCCTTCAGGCGAATCCCCTACGAGGCCCCGAGGTATAAGGCGCCCGACAAGCCCATCGGCCAATGGACCTCGCGCGAGGTAGGGCGCGAGGGCGAGACCATAGCCGCCCTCTACCTCAGGCGTCGAGGGTACGAGGTCATCGCTCGCAACTGGCGGTGCATCAAGGGCGAGGCCGATATCGTCGCCATCGATGGGGACACGCACGTCCTCGTCGAGGTGAAGACCAGGGTCCAGGTCGGGGAGGAGGACTTCATCCCGGAGCTTGCCGTCGACGGAGCCAAGCAGAGGCGATACCGCGACATCGGCCTCATGTACATGGTCGAGAACCCCGATGTCAGATCGGTTCGATTCGATGTCATCGCCGTGAGCATAGTAGGGGAGCAGTGCGCCCGCCTTCGCCACCTGATGGCCGCGTTCAGCTGGGATGACTGA
- a CDS encoding ATP-binding protein, with protein MAYALLARDEGLDLAGHLGSWCASEVGVKLRRIETLSQLKAGLARVAEVGSPNMPERMTDPASTTDFSDVIDQELAKRACVIASAGRLGLLMVGPPGAGKTMLARRMPQVLPPLVGEERLQALLVHSVAGLDGSALMRGERPFRAPHHSVSTAGLIGGGRPVVPGEISLAHGGVLFLDEMPEFGPGSLQALRQPLEDGEVRIVRVDGTYTFPCDFQLVAAANPCPCGYLGDPDHPCTCGEADIHRYRGRIGGPLLDRIDLAIAMARPSSERIIRGQEGLGTREMCELVSRARAFAAERERHVPEGAGRGSAGPLSGLSFSRSVRATLEGMAARLALGGRAIARVARVARTVGDVECHPEVTSDDVAEAMGFRTGAIS; from the coding sequence GTGGCCTACGCGCTCCTCGCTCGGGACGAGGGACTTGACCTTGCGGGGCACCTCGGATCATGGTGTGCCTCCGAGGTAGGGGTCAAGCTCAGGCGCATCGAGACGCTCTCCCAGCTCAAGGCCGGCCTGGCGCGAGTCGCCGAGGTGGGGTCCCCCAATATGCCGGAGCGCATGACCGACCCTGCTTCCACGACGGACTTCTCCGATGTGATTGACCAGGAGCTCGCGAAGCGCGCCTGCGTCATAGCGAGCGCCGGGCGGCTCGGTCTGCTCATGGTCGGGCCCCCTGGTGCCGGCAAGACCATGCTTGCGCGGAGGATGCCGCAGGTGCTGCCTCCCCTCGTAGGGGAGGAGCGCCTCCAGGCCCTCCTGGTCCATTCGGTCGCGGGGCTTGACGGTTCTGCTCTCATGCGGGGCGAGCGCCCCTTCAGGGCCCCGCACCACTCGGTGTCGACGGCAGGCCTCATAGGGGGCGGCCGCCCGGTGGTTCCCGGCGAGATATCGCTGGCGCATGGAGGGGTCCTTTTCCTTGACGAGATGCCGGAGTTCGGACCTGGCTCGCTCCAGGCCCTCCGGCAGCCGCTCGAGGACGGCGAGGTCCGTATCGTTCGAGTGGATGGCACCTATACGTTCCCCTGCGACTTCCAGCTCGTCGCTGCGGCGAACCCCTGCCCCTGCGGGTACCTCGGGGACCCTGACCATCCCTGCACCTGTGGGGAGGCTGACATCCATCGCTACCGCGGTCGGATCGGGGGGCCGCTCCTTGACCGCATCGACCTCGCCATCGCCATGGCACGCCCCTCCTCCGAGAGGATCATACGGGGCCAGGAGGGTCTTGGCACGCGCGAGATGTGCGAGTTGGTCTCGAGGGCACGTGCATTCGCCGCTGAGCGAGAGCGACATGTGCCCGAGGGGGCGGGCCGGGGGAGCGCAGGCCCGCTCTCGGGGCTCTCCTTCTCACGTTCGGTCCGTGCCACGCTGGAGGGGATGGCCGCGAGGCTCGCGCTCGGTGGCCGTGCCATCGCCCGTGTGGCGCGCGTCGCCCGTACGGTCGGCGACGTCGAATGCCATCCGGAGGTGACCTCAGACGACGTGGCCGAGGCCATGGGGTTCAGGACGGGGGCGATATCATGA
- a CDS encoding DNA-protecting protein DprA — translation MSDGIREMPDDGWTMAPSDDSYPPLARDAHEGSGFERIWGVGSAEVLSRPCVSVVGARRATPYGLAVAEMVGRVAAESGIVVVSGGAMGVDRAAGLAAVDAGGATVVVSGCGADVVYPRSSADVFDAARTQGGAVISLGSWGTQPRRYAFPKRNVLIAALSPVLVVTEAGLPSGTMSTAVSAAELGRSVYCAPGSIFSPNSRGTNQLLYDGARPFIGETTLQDMLEDDYRLLRLSPTGSHCQERGRILSALVASPARPDDLASRLGEGLLTILRTLSDYESRGLVTRLADGRYAASEASLLGHNGS, via the coding sequence ATGAGCGACGGAATCCGTGAGATGCCAGATGACGGATGGACGATGGCCCCATCCGACGACTCGTATCCGCCTCTCGCACGCGATGCGCACGAGGGCTCAGGGTTCGAGAGGATCTGGGGCGTGGGCTCTGCCGAGGTCCTCTCGAGGCCATGCGTCTCGGTCGTGGGAGCCCGGAGGGCGACTCCCTATGGGCTCGCGGTCGCCGAGATGGTCGGAAGGGTCGCGGCCGAGAGCGGCATCGTGGTCGTGTCCGGAGGGGCCATGGGGGTCGACCGGGCGGCCGGCTTGGCCGCGGTGGACGCGGGGGGCGCCACGGTCGTCGTCTCCGGATGCGGGGCCGACGTCGTCTACCCACGTTCCTCCGCAGACGTCTTCGATGCCGCGCGCACGCAGGGCGGGGCCGTCATATCACTTGGGAGCTGGGGGACGCAACCCCGCCGGTACGCGTTTCCCAAGAGGAACGTCCTCATAGCGGCCCTCTCGCCGGTGCTCGTGGTCACCGAGGCCGGGCTGCCCTCGGGGACGATGAGCACGGCCGTGAGCGCTGCAGAGCTCGGCAGGTCCGTCTATTGTGCGCCTGGGTCGATCTTCTCGCCCAACTCGCGCGGGACCAACCAGCTCCTCTATGATGGGGCGCGGCCGTTCATAGGCGAGACGACCCTTCAGGACATGCTCGAGGATGACTATCGGCTGCTACGCCTGAGTCCCACGGGTTCGCATTGCCAGGAGCGTGGGCGCATCCTCTCGGCGCTCGTGGCCTCACCGGCACGTCCCGACGACCTCGCATCGCGTCTGGGCGAGGGGCTGCTCACGATCCTGAGGACGTTGTCCGACTACGAGTCCCGAGGCCTTGTGACGAGGCTGGCCGATGGGAGGTATGCAGCCTCCGAGGCCTCGCTCTTGGGGCACAATGGGAGCTGA
- the trmFO gene encoding methylenetetrahydrofolate--tRNA-(uracil(54)-C(5))-methyltransferase (FADH(2)-oxidizing) TrmFO, translating to MAQVSVVGGGLAGSECALQLASRGVDVVLFEQRPVHTTAAHRTDGLAELVCSNSLKSSRPDSAAGLLKEELALMGSQLLEVAHEAAVPAGGALAVDRDAFSQAVTARIASEPAITLVREEVSSIPSGPCVIAAGPLCSDALFKAVSGLVGGEAMSFFDAAAPIVDADTLDRSIVFEQSRYDEEGSGDYLNCPFSRDEYEAFHAALVSASRVIARDFEQGDLFCACQPAEEVARTGLDSLRFGAMKPVGLVDPRTGHRPWAAVQLRSENAARTAYNLVGFQTNLTWPEQRRVFRMIPGLSHAEFFRYGVMHRNSFVDAPRVLDHTFAVPGTQVRLAGQICGTEGYTEAIASGLLAALNTAAALDGRPAVSLPRTGALGSLVSYATDPATSPYQPMHVNFGLVPPLEGPRLKKRERYQAYADRARRDLMGYLEGRPDLGIDLT from the coding sequence ATGGCTCAGGTCAGCGTTGTCGGAGGAGGCCTCGCAGGCTCGGAATGCGCGCTCCAACTCGCCTCCCGCGGCGTAGACGTCGTGCTCTTCGAGCAGCGTCCCGTCCATACGACGGCTGCGCACAGGACGGATGGGCTTGCCGAGCTCGTCTGCTCGAACTCACTCAAGTCGTCTCGTCCTGACAGCGCGGCAGGCCTCCTCAAGGAGGAGCTCGCGCTCATGGGCTCGCAACTCCTCGAGGTGGCCCATGAGGCCGCCGTCCCTGCGGGCGGCGCCCTCGCGGTCGACCGTGACGCCTTCTCGCAGGCGGTCACCGCCCGCATTGCCTCTGAGCCTGCCATAACGCTCGTGCGCGAGGAGGTCTCCTCGATCCCCTCAGGTCCCTGTGTGATAGCTGCCGGGCCGCTGTGCTCTGACGCCCTGTTCAAGGCGGTCTCAGGGCTCGTGGGCGGCGAGGCCATGTCGTTCTTCGATGCCGCAGCGCCCATCGTCGACGCCGATACGCTCGATCGCTCGATCGTCTTCGAGCAGTCCCGGTATGACGAGGAAGGCTCGGGCGACTATCTGAACTGCCCCTTCTCGCGGGATGAGTACGAGGCCTTCCACGCGGCCTTGGTCTCGGCCTCGCGCGTCATCGCCCGTGACTTCGAGCAGGGTGACCTGTTCTGTGCCTGCCAGCCAGCCGAGGAGGTCGCACGGACCGGCCTCGACTCGCTGAGGTTCGGCGCCATGAAGCCGGTCGGCCTCGTCGACCCGAGGACGGGGCATCGCCCGTGGGCTGCCGTGCAGCTGAGGAGCGAGAATGCGGCCCGTACGGCCTATAACCTCGTCGGCTTCCAGACCAACCTCACCTGGCCCGAGCAGCGTCGGGTCTTCCGGATGATTCCCGGGCTCTCCCATGCTGAGTTCTTCCGGTATGGCGTCATGCATCGCAACTCCTTCGTGGACGCACCACGCGTGCTCGACCACACCTTCGCGGTCCCTGGGACCCAGGTCCGTCTGGCCGGGCAGATCTGTGGTACCGAAGGGTATACGGAGGCGATTGCATCGGGGCTCCTCGCTGCCCTGAACACCGCCGCCGCGCTTGATGGCAGGCCGGCCGTCTCCCTTCCGCGTACGGGGGCGTTGGGCTCGCTCGTCTCCTATGCGACGGACCCGGCGACGAGTCCCTACCAACCCATGCACGTGAACTTCGGCCTCGTGCCGCCCTTGGAGGGCCCGCGTCTCAAGAAGCGCGAGCGCTACCAGGCCTACGCCGACCGCGCGCGCCGTGACCTCATGGGATATCTGGAGGGTCGTCCCGACCTTGGGATCGACCTCACATGA
- a CDS encoding tyrosine recombinase XerC, whose amino-acid sequence MSRDHEVPVAVGEGPDPVLEPLVGRFLSYLGDVRNLSPNTVRAYGADLASFQEWVARSGVEPLHVTHRQLRLYLSEQSRARYSTHTIDRRLSAIRSFYRWLVDEGITDEDAAAALATPKAARLLPKTLTDAEVELLIGSVDGDDACSVRDRTMLELLYATGARISELSHLDVADVDLSQGQVSLFGKGSKQRIVPIYDLAVEQVHAYLLRARPTLARNGKEPTSALLLSTRGRRMSADALRTRFEHDARAAGLDATLTPHAMRHSYATELLSGGADLRSVQELLGHESLSTTQIYTHLSVDRLKAATRQAHPRS is encoded by the coding sequence ATGAGCAGGGATCATGAGGTTCCTGTGGCCGTGGGGGAGGGGCCGGATCCCGTCCTCGAGCCCCTCGTGGGACGGTTCCTGTCGTACCTCGGAGATGTCAGGAACCTCTCGCCCAACACCGTGCGTGCATACGGTGCCGACCTCGCATCCTTCCAGGAGTGGGTGGCGAGGTCGGGGGTAGAGCCGCTCCATGTCACCCATCGTCAGCTGAGGCTCTATCTCTCGGAGCAGTCACGGGCGCGGTACTCCACCCACACCATCGATCGCAGGCTCTCGGCCATCCGCTCGTTCTACCGCTGGCTCGTCGACGAGGGGATCACGGACGAGGACGCGGCGGCTGCGTTGGCGACTCCCAAGGCGGCACGCCTGCTTCCGAAGACCTTGACCGACGCCGAGGTCGAGCTCCTCATAGGCTCCGTCGACGGCGATGACGCGTGTTCGGTCCGCGACCGGACCATGCTCGAGCTCCTCTATGCCACGGGCGCGCGCATATCCGAGCTCTCGCACCTTGACGTTGCGGACGTCGACCTCTCGCAGGGGCAGGTGAGCCTCTTCGGGAAGGGGTCCAAGCAGCGGATCGTCCCCATCTATGACCTTGCCGTCGAGCAGGTCCATGCCTATCTGCTCCGGGCAAGGCCCACGCTTGCGCGCAATGGCAAGGAGCCCACGAGCGCCCTGCTCCTCTCGACCAGGGGACGCAGGATGAGCGCCGACGCGCTCCGTACCCGCTTCGAGCATGACGCGCGTGCGGCGGGGCTCGACGCGACCCTCACACCTCACGCCATGCGGCACTCCTATGCCACCGAGCTCCTCTCGGGGGGAGCCGACCTGAGGAGCGTGCAGGAGCTGCTTGGCCATGAGAGCCTCTCGACCACGCAGATCTACACGCATCTCTCGGTCGACCGCCTCAAGGCCGCCACACGACAGGCACATCCCCGTAGCTGA
- the rpsB gene encoding 30S ribosomal protein S2 — protein sequence MAVKININTLLEAGCHYGHQTRRWNPKMKPYIFGERNDIYILDLKQTILDADKAYTFLRDTASKGGKVLFVGTKKQAQDPVQIQADRCGMPYINQRWLGGVLTNFVTMRSRIDRMEELEAMVEDGRMALLPKKEQALLGKELGKLQRNLGGVRDMKATPQALFVVDSKREEIAVREANRLHIPVVALLDTNSDPDVIDYGIPANDDAIRSVSLMCELAADAVLAGTGKEQVTAEEMAAAPAAAPVATAPEAAPAAAPEAAAPAAAPEAAPAK from the coding sequence ATGGCTGTCAAGATCAACATCAACACCCTGCTCGAGGCCGGCTGCCACTATGGTCACCAGACGCGTCGCTGGAACCCCAAGATGAAGCCCTACATCTTCGGTGAGCGCAACGACATCTACATCCTTGACCTCAAGCAGACCATCCTTGATGCCGACAAGGCATACACGTTCCTGCGTGACACCGCCTCCAAGGGCGGCAAGGTCCTCTTCGTGGGTACCAAGAAGCAGGCACAGGACCCCGTGCAGATCCAGGCTGACCGCTGCGGCATGCCCTACATCAACCAGCGCTGGCTCGGCGGCGTCCTCACCAACTTCGTCACCATGCGCTCGCGTATCGACCGCATGGAGGAGCTCGAGGCCATGGTCGAGGACGGCCGCATGGCCCTTCTCCCCAAGAAGGAGCAGGCGCTCCTGGGCAAGGAGCTCGGTAAGCTCCAGCGCAACCTCGGTGGCGTCCGCGACATGAAGGCCACGCCCCAGGCGCTCTTCGTCGTCGACTCGAAGCGTGAGGAGATCGCGGTACGCGAGGCAAACCGCCTGCACATCCCCGTCGTCGCGCTCCTCGACACCAACTCGGACCCTGACGTCATCGACTATGGCATCCCTGCCAACGACGACGCGATCCGCTCCGTCTCGCTCATGTGCGAGCTTGCTGCCGACGCCGTCCTTGCCGGCACCGGCAAGGAGCAGGTCACGGCTGAGGAGATGGCCGCCGCTCCCGCAGCCGCCCCTGTGGCCACCGCTCCCGAGGCAGCGCCTGCAGCTGCCCCCGAGGCCGCGGCGCCTGCAGCTGCCCCCGAGGCCGCACCTGCCAAGTAG
- the tsf gene encoding translation elongation factor Ts: protein MATVTAALVKQLREMTDSPMMECKKALVEADGDIEKAVDVLRTMGMAKAVKKAGRETNEGTIGVSISDDSRSGALVEVTCETDFVGTNPKFTGFAKALAQVVAKNDPADVEALKACQFDEKDTVDSALTEMIHTMGENMKIARFSRLSVESGALSSYVHLGGKLGVIVEFAFSKPETAANDEFKAFAHDVAMQVAAATPICARREDVPADTIEHEKSIYKAQAADSGKPEAIQEKIAEGRLEKFYRESVLTEQVFIKDSETTISELAKKVGSTCGDTIQIMKFVRFTFGE from the coding sequence ATGGCTACTGTTACCGCAGCTCTGGTCAAGCAGCTCCGCGAGATGACCGACTCACCCATGATGGAGTGCAAGAAGGCCCTGGTCGAGGCCGATGGCGACATCGAGAAGGCCGTCGACGTGCTGCGTACCATGGGCATGGCCAAGGCCGTCAAGAAGGCTGGCCGCGAGACCAACGAGGGCACCATCGGCGTCTCCATCTCGGATGACTCCCGCTCGGGCGCGCTCGTCGAGGTCACCTGCGAGACCGACTTCGTGGGCACCAACCCCAAGTTCACCGGGTTCGCCAAGGCCCTGGCTCAGGTCGTCGCCAAGAACGACCCTGCCGACGTCGAGGCGCTGAAGGCATGCCAGTTCGACGAGAAGGACACGGTCGACTCGGCCCTCACCGAGATGATCCACACCATGGGCGAGAACATGAAGATCGCTCGCTTCTCGAGGCTCTCCGTCGAGTCCGGTGCCCTCTCGAGCTACGTCCACCTTGGCGGCAAGCTCGGCGTCATCGTCGAGTTCGCCTTCTCCAAGCCTGAGACTGCTGCCAATGACGAGTTCAAGGCCTTCGCACACGACGTCGCCATGCAGGTGGCCGCTGCCACCCCCATCTGCGCCCGTCGCGAGGACGTCCCTGCTGACACCATCGAGCATGAGAAGTCCATCTATAAGGCGCAGGCCGCCGACTCCGGCAAGCCCGAGGCCATCCAGGAGAAGATCGCCGAGGGGCGTCTCGAGAAGTTCTATCGCGAGAGCGTCCTTACCGAGCAGGTCTTCATCAAGGACTCCGAGACCACGATCTCGGAGCTTGCCAAGAAGGTCGGCTCCACGTGCGGCGACACGATCCAAATCATGAAGTTCGTGCGTTTCACCTTCGGCGAGTAG
- the pyrH gene encoding UMP kinase, which yields MGSGQGNIDPDVLNKLAEEIRVIHDDGVEVGVVVGGGNIFRGMSGAAAGMERAQADYIGMLATVMNALAIQDAFEKHGLTSRVMSAIEMHEICETYIRRRAIRHLEKGRVCIFAAGTGNPYFTTDTAAALRACEIDADCLMKATKVDGIYDMDPAVHPEAKKFDVISYHEVLMRDLKVMDASATALCNDNSMPIIVFNMTEQDVFKRALMGESVGTTVIREENNQ from the coding sequence ATGGGTAGCGGCCAGGGTAACATCGACCCTGACGTCCTCAACAAGCTCGCTGAGGAGATCCGCGTCATCCACGACGACGGCGTCGAGGTCGGCGTCGTGGTCGGTGGTGGCAACATCTTCAGGGGGATGTCTGGGGCCGCGGCGGGTATGGAGCGCGCTCAGGCTGACTACATCGGCATGCTCGCCACGGTCATGAATGCCCTCGCCATCCAGGATGCCTTCGAGAAGCACGGCCTGACGAGTCGCGTCATGAGCGCCATCGAGATGCATGAGATATGCGAGACCTATATCCGTCGTCGCGCGATCCGTCACCTCGAGAAGGGCCGCGTCTGCATCTTCGCTGCCGGAACGGGCAACCCCTACTTCACCACCGACACGGCAGCGGCCCTGCGGGCCTGCGAGATCGATGCCGACTGTCTCATGAAGGCCACCAAGGTCGATGGCATCTATGACATGGACCCCGCCGTGCACCCCGAGGCCAAGAAGTTCGACGTCATCTCCTACCATGAGGTGCTCATGCGCGACCTCAAGGTCATGGACGCCTCGGCCACGGCCCTGTGCAACGACAACTCCATGCCGATTATCGTCTTCAACATGACCGAGCAAGACGTCTTCAAGCGGGCCCTCATGGGGGAGTCCGTCGGCACCACCGTCATCCGGGAGGAGAACAACCAATGA
- the frr gene encoding ribosome recycling factor has product MSDIQDFTRDHMDKCVTSLKANFAKVRTGRANPHVLDSIRVDYYGVATPITQLAAVKVPEATMLVVEPWDKTALNAIEKAIATSDLGITPGNDGSAIRLPFPSPTEERRRELAKECRAYGEDARVAVRNVRREANTKLEHDDDLSDDDVTRGKQQVQKVTDSFIEKIDELVKAKEAEVMEI; this is encoded by the coding sequence ATGAGCGATATCCAGGACTTCACGCGCGACCACATGGACAAGTGCGTCACATCCCTCAAGGCGAACTTCGCGAAGGTCCGCACCGGACGGGCCAACCCGCACGTCCTCGATTCCATCAGGGTCGACTACTACGGCGTAGCCACGCCCATCACGCAGCTTGCTGCCGTGAAGGTCCCCGAGGCGACCATGCTCGTCGTGGAGCCTTGGGACAAGACAGCCCTGAACGCCATCGAGAAGGCCATCGCCACCTCCGACCTCGGCATCACCCCCGGAAACGATGGCTCTGCCATCAGGCTGCCGTTCCCGAGCCCCACCGAGGAGCGCCGCCGCGAGCTTGCCAAGGAGTGCCGTGCCTATGGCGAGGACGCGCGTGTCGCCGTGCGCAACGTCCGTCGCGAGGCCAACACCAAGCTCGAGCATGATGACGACCTCTCCGACGATGATGTGACACGCGGCAAGCAGCAGGTCCAGAAGGTCACCGATTCGTTCATCGAGAAGATCGACGAACTCGTCAAGGCCAAAGAGGCCGAGGTCATGGAGATCTAG
- a CDS encoding isoprenyl transferase codes for MQRDEKKLRDYFCNPPEDISLDSVDLDRMPHHVSIIMDGNGRWATERGLERGAGHEAGVKALRETITASVRLGIDVLSAYAFSTENWKRPQHEVDLLMHLFATTLLRELPLFDRENVQLRFLGDLAGLPAATRDVFQEGLDRTAHHTGMVLALAVNYGSRAEIVRACQMISAKVAAGELSADDIDDKVVSDALYTEGLPDPELLIRTSGELRLSNYLLWQLAYTEFYVWDGYWPDFSRWQLLRAIDSFQHRNRRFGGVSAS; via the coding sequence GTGCAACGAGACGAGAAAAAGCTCAGGGACTACTTCTGCAATCCCCCTGAGGACATCTCACTCGACTCGGTCGACCTCGACCGCATGCCGCACCACGTCTCCATCATCATGGATGGGAACGGGCGTTGGGCGACGGAACGTGGGCTCGAGCGGGGGGCTGGTCACGAGGCGGGCGTGAAGGCGCTTCGCGAGACCATCACGGCGAGCGTGCGCCTTGGCATCGACGTGCTGTCGGCCTACGCCTTCTCCACCGAGAACTGGAAGAGGCCCCAACATGAGGTCGACCTCCTCATGCACCTCTTTGCCACGACGCTCCTGCGCGAGCTGCCGCTGTTCGATCGCGAGAACGTCCAGCTGCGCTTCCTTGGCGACCTTGCGGGCCTTCCCGCGGCGACCCGAGACGTGTTCCAGGAGGGCCTCGACCGTACGGCGCACCACACCGGTATGGTGCTGGCCCTCGCCGTGAACTACGGCAGCAGGGCAGAGATCGTGAGGGCGTGTCAGATGATCTCTGCGAAGGTCGCCGCAGGCGAGCTCTCCGCTGATGACATCGACGACAAGGTGGTCTCGGATGCCCTCTACACGGAGGGCCTTCCTGACCCCGAGCTGCTCATCCGCACGTCTGGCGAGCTGAGGCTCTCCAACTACCTGCTCTGGCAGCTTGCCTATACCGAGTTCTATGTATGGGACGGTTACTGGCCTGACTTCTCCCGTTGGCAGCTCCTTCGCGCCATCGACTCCTTCCAGCACCGCAACCGCAGGTTCGGCGGGGTGTCTGCCTCATGA
- a CDS encoding phosphatidate cytidylyltransferase codes for MSDANGPASQESASQRDDRRAAREERREAHESQRVVGDLKSQKVRGGAERVLTRTTSGAIYAITILVCLYLGPIATDLLVAAMSWLCCSEFFRIIRMGGRMPNEFIGLAFAVAFPVSVLLHGSVMLFLLFCLVFAVGVWYVATPRASIADVAATVFGPVYTGLMLSAIVSIRVCDAGGEGALLTFAVMASVWINDAAAYFVGSRIGRHPLAPRISPHKSIEGLVGGILGSLVVWLAIAFIGVRSVSLPLAVCAALLSAAASVMGDLFESRLKRGAGVKDSGNLMPGHGGLLDRSDSMIFGCMVAYFVLLMGGVL; via the coding sequence ATGAGCGACGCCAATGGCCCTGCCAGCCAGGAGTCTGCCTCCCAGCGTGATGACCGGCGTGCGGCCCGTGAGGAGCGTCGCGAGGCCCACGAGAGCCAGCGCGTCGTCGGCGACCTCAAGAGCCAGAAGGTGCGTGGCGGAGCCGAGCGGGTCCTGACCCGTACCACCTCGGGTGCCATCTATGCCATCACCATCCTCGTCTGCCTCTACCTCGGTCCCATTGCCACGGACCTCCTCGTGGCGGCCATGTCGTGGCTCTGCTGCTCCGAGTTCTTCCGCATCATCCGCATGGGCGGCAGGATGCCGAACGAGTTCATCGGACTTGCCTTTGCCGTGGCGTTCCCCGTCTCGGTCCTCCTGCATGGGTCGGTCATGCTGTTCCTCCTGTTCTGCCTGGTGTTCGCTGTAGGCGTCTGGTATGTGGCAACGCCGAGGGCGAGCATCGCCGACGTCGCCGCCACCGTCTTCGGCCCGGTCTATACCGGTCTCATGCTCTCGGCCATCGTCTCCATCCGCGTGTGCGACGCTGGCGGCGAGGGAGCCTTGCTCACCTTTGCCGTCATGGCGTCCGTCTGGATCAACGACGCCGCCGCCTACTTCGTGGGGTCCCGCATCGGACGTCATCCGCTTGCGCCACGCATATCGCCTCACAAGAGCATCGAGGGCCTCGTGGGAGGCATCCTGGGCTCCTTGGTCGTCTGGCTGGCGATCGCCTTCATCGGGGTCCGGTCGGTCTCGCTGCCGCTTGCCGTCTGCGCGGCGCTGCTCTCGGCCGCGGCAAGCGTCATGGGAGACCTCTTCGAGAGCAGGCTCAAGCGAGGGGCCGGGGTCAAGGACTCCGGCAACCTCATGCCTGGGCATGGCGGGCTGCTCGACCGTTCCGACTCCATGATCTTCGGGTGCATGGTCGCCTACTTCGTCCTGTTGATGGGAGGCGTCCTATGA